In the Chitinophagales bacterium genome, one interval contains:
- a CDS encoding O-antigen ligase family protein, with product MINGLSKVDWKKDLHVLLVLTSLVVLFFPSHILWSQSLIACVLWAVILFLKSRKFETKSFLAYLLITFYFIIVLSGIWAENNALYLGAIRMKIMLLGIPFCFLIWSHWSSNQIKLFTKGLLLAIFLSACFVVVNYLIHRTEILEGLLRGHPIPVPFKDHIRYSILLCFSLILSLYHADKCRKNHIKRSFYYWFAGSILLFFYIQFLAVKTGILLSIVVVFSFISFKIWEKKVYVKGLVAFLFIFISLFLVVQYVPTVKNKLSYFSWDIGKYKEKNYKSYSDGERIVSIMKGYEIAYQNPILGVGEGNLVRYMDSDSNKLPHNQFIVVWAQNGIFGLIGFIAIFVVSFWVSIKKHNWLAFAYTLAMFIANMLEPMFETQVGLTIFILPLLIVHSIERLDTN from the coding sequence ATGATAAATGGATTATCTAAAGTTGACTGGAAAAAAGACTTGCATGTACTGCTTGTATTGACATCATTGGTAGTTTTGTTTTTTCCATCACATATACTATGGAGTCAGAGCTTGATAGCTTGTGTATTATGGGCTGTGATATTGTTTCTTAAATCCAGAAAGTTTGAGACTAAAAGTTTTTTAGCCTACCTATTAATTACATTTTATTTTATAATAGTTTTATCAGGCATTTGGGCAGAGAATAATGCCCTTTATCTGGGTGCCATACGTATGAAAATTATGTTACTAGGAATTCCATTTTGCTTTCTAATATGGAGCCATTGGTCTTCAAATCAGATTAAATTATTCACTAAGGGACTTTTATTGGCGATATTCTTATCTGCTTGCTTTGTTGTAGTAAATTATCTCATACATAGAACAGAGATTCTGGAAGGACTACTCAGAGGACATCCCATTCCTGTTCCTTTCAAAGATCATATTCGCTATTCTATTTTACTTTGTTTTTCTTTAATACTGAGCTTGTATCACGCGGATAAGTGCAGAAAAAACCATATTAAGCGTAGTTTTTATTATTGGTTTGCAGGTAGTATCTTGTTATTTTTTTATATACAATTTCTAGCAGTAAAGACAGGAATATTGCTTTCTATTGTTGTGGTATTTTCTTTTATCAGTTTTAAAATTTGGGAAAAGAAAGTTTATGTGAAAGGCCTAGTAGCTTTCTTATTCATTTTTATAAGTCTTTTTTTAGTAGTTCAATATGTCCCAACAGTTAAAAATAAGTTATCCTATTTTTCATGGGATATAGGAAAATACAAGGAGAAGAATTACAAATCATATTCTGATGGAGAACGCATTGTTTCTATCATGAAAGGTTACGAGATCGCTTATCAAAACCCTATACTTGGAGTGGGTGAAGGCAATTTGGTAAGATATATGGATTCTGATTCGAACAAGCTACCACACAACCAATTCATTGTTGTATGGGCGCAAAATGGGATATTCGGTTTGATTGGTTTTATAGCTATTTTTGTAGTCTCTTTTTGGGTTTCTATAAAGAAACACAACTGGCTAGCATTTGCCTATACTTTAGCTATGTTCATAGCCAACATGCTGGAACCCATGTTCGAAACTCAAGTAGGTTTGACGATTTTTATACTACCTTTGCTCATAGTACATTCCATAGAAAGATTGGATACGAATTGA
- a CDS encoding glycosyltransferase family 2 protein, whose amino-acid sequence MSLAVVIITKNEEKNILRCLESVEAFCDEIIVLDSFSTDRTKDVCSGYSKVKFFERAFDDYIQQKNFANSLVESNYILSLDADEYADSSLQKLIESREYETYGAVQFLRINFIENFSVRYGLWSRDVKIRLWKKELAKWSGSIPHEHIDLLPNTKILNSSAVINHNAYENSQDLVLKAEKYALLAAKNYSSKSLALLTWSLLVNPIFKFFKGYILLQGYKDGKFGWEIAKVSFIETFKKYFYALKLKFQNN is encoded by the coding sequence TTGAGTTTAGCAGTTGTTATTATTACAAAAAATGAGGAAAAGAATATTCTACGCTGCCTAGAATCAGTGGAAGCGTTTTGTGATGAAATTATAGTTCTGGATAGTTTTTCCACAGATAGAACAAAGGATGTATGTTCTGGATATTCTAAGGTGAAATTTTTTGAGCGTGCGTTTGATGATTATATTCAGCAAAAGAATTTCGCCAATTCCTTGGTCGAATCAAATTATATTTTGAGCTTAGATGCCGATGAATATGCAGATAGTTCTTTGCAGAAGCTTATTGAGTCTAGAGAATATGAAACCTATGGTGCCGTTCAATTTTTACGAATAAATTTTATTGAAAATTTTTCTGTTAGATATGGACTTTGGAGCAGAGATGTTAAGATTCGATTATGGAAGAAAGAACTAGCCAAGTGGTCAGGCTCTATTCCTCATGAACATATAGATTTATTGCCGAATACCAAGATATTAAATTCTTCAGCTGTAATAAATCATAATGCTTATGAAAATTCCCAAGATTTAGTTTTGAAGGCAGAAAAATATGCCTTACTTGCAGCTAAAAATTATTCATCTAAATCGTTGGCTTTGCTTACTTGGTCTCTGCTCGTGAATCCTATTTTTAAATTTTTCAAAGGTTATATTCTTCTTCAAGGTTATAAGGATGGAAAATTCGGTTGGGAAATTGCAAAAGTTTCCTTCATTGAAACATTTAAAAAGTATTTTTATGCCTTGAAATTAAAATTTCAAAACAATTAG